AAGCAAGATAGCTTTCTTGATTTGCCCTCCAGATGTTTTTCAGGCTCCGATTGCTTGCTCCACCCGTTCGCATCTTCACCTTTACGCCCGGAAGATAGAGGCTGTTCAGCCGCTCCTTTTCCATCAGGCGAAGCATGAACTCGTAATCGGCTGCAATCCGCAATTCCTCGTCAAACAGGCCGCAGCGCTCGTATACGGAGCGACGCACAAAGAACGAAGGATGAGGCGGATGCCACCCCCTCTTAAAACTGCCGGGTTTAAAGGCGGAGGAAATCCATCGACGAACGACGTGATCGGTATTCACGGCATCGACGTATTCGAGATCACCATAAACGATATCGACGTCAGGATTCAAGCGAAACGCTTCGGCCACGTCATGCAAAATAGCAGGCCTCGCGTAATAATCATCGGAATTCAGAATTGCGACGATATCGCCCTTTGCCAGGTGCAATCCCTTGTTCATTGCGTTGTAAATGCCTTTATCGGGCTCGCTGACGAATGTGGAGATACGATTGCCGTAGCTACGGACTATATCGGGGGTAGCGTCTTCTGACGCCCCATCGATCACAACATAGTCAAGATCGATTCCCTGCTGCGACAGAACGGATTCAATGCAACTGCGAATCGTTGCCGCACTGTTAAAGCAGACTGTAATGACGGAGATTTTCACCGGGACTTCTTCCCTTCAAAAACAAACACCAGCATCGGTCGAACAAGGCGCTTTACCAGTGCAAATAGATGAAACCGTGACGCGGGAAGAAAACCGAAATACTTACGAATGATCTCTACAATCTCTCTATCACGAAGCACAGCCTGTTTCTGATTCGCTCCGGAATTATCAAAATGCACGAAACCGGAACATGCATGGAAGGGAAGTCGGTCGCCGTATCCATGCCGGATATAGTAGTCCAGATCTGAAGAGATACGATATCGAAGGTCGTAGAACAGTTCTTTCTTGCGTTCAAACACGATCCCCTGATGGCAGTTCGGTAAACCCTCTGAACGCTTTTTGAGCCTAATCGGCCGATAGCCAAGAACCGGATGCTGATATTTCACAGGCAGAAAGCACGGCGCAGTCAGATCGGCCGTGATGACATCACCGACAAAATAATCCCCTGCATTCAAGAAGAGAAGGCCCTCACCGCTGGC
This region of Leptonema illini DSM 21528 genomic DNA includes:
- a CDS encoding glycosyltransferase, which codes for MPVITIVTVVFNALENLKLTAESVFKQTAWPDIEYIIVDGGSTDGTLAYLKTLPPVVRWISEPDKGIYDAMNKGIRMASGEGLLFLNAGDYFVGDVITADLTAPCFLPVKYQHPVLGYRPIRLKKRSEGLPNCHQGIVFERKKELFYDLRYRISSDLDYYIRHGYGDRLPFHACSGFVHFDNSGANQKQAVLRDREIVEIIRKYFGFLPASRFHLFALVKRLVRPMLVFVFEGKKSR
- a CDS encoding glycosyltransferase family 2 protein, coding for MKISVITVCFNSAATIRSCIESVLSQQGIDLDYVVIDGASEDATPDIVRSYGNRISTFVSEPDKGIYNAMNKGLHLAKGDIVAILNSDDYYARPAILHDVAEAFRLNPDVDIVYGDLEYVDAVNTDHVVRRWISSAFKPGSFKRGWHPPHPSFFVRRSVYERCGLFDEELRIAADYEFMLRLMEKERLNSLYLPGVKVKMRTGGASNRSLKNIWRANQESYLAFKKNGLKAPVWLPLLKPVLKIRQLLT